CATTGGCAAAACGGGCGTTTCCGTCAGCAGGCTATGCTTTGGCCTTGCCCCCATCGGCGACATGCCAGGGACCTATGGCCATGGCGTGACCGTCGAACAGGCACATGCCACGGTGAATGCGATTTTCGACAGCGAGATCAATTTTCTCGATACGGCGCGCAATTACGGCCTGGGCAAAAGTGAAGAACGCATCGGTGAAGTGATCCGTGTGCGCGGTGGCATTCCGAAGGGCTTTGTGATTTCCACCAAGCTTGACCGCGACATGGACACACTGAAATTCGATGGTGCGCAAGCACGCCGCTCACTGGAGCAAAGCCTGAAAGCCCTGGGTGTTGATCATTTCGGCATGCTGCATCTACATGATCCTGAATATGCTTCGTCGCCGCAGGATGTGGAACAGGCGCTGGCCGAACTGGTGAAGATGAAGGAAGAAGGACTGACCAAATCCATTGGCCTTGCTGCCGGCGTGGTGGATGTGATGATGCCTTTGCTGCGCAACTGGGATTTTGATTGCCTGATCACTCATAACCGCTTCACGCTGGTGAACCGCAATGCCGCGCCGATGATGGACCTGGCGCAGGAGCGCGGCGTGGCCGTGCTGAATGCAGCGCCCTATGCCAGCGGCGTGCTGGCCAAGGGCACAGCGAACCTCAAGCGCTATGTGTATCAGGAAGCGACGGCAGAAGTGCTCGCACCCGTGAAGCGCGTTGAGGATGTTTGCGCGAAGCACGGCATTCCACCTGGTGCTGCGGCTTTGCAGTTTTCGATGCGCGACCCGCGTGTGGCTTCGACAATCATCGGCATCAGCAAGCCGGAGCGCATTGCGCAGACGATTGAATGGAGCAACTATCAAATCCCGGAAGCGGCTTGGGATGAATTGCTCGCGCTGCCGTTTGAAAGTGGTGACCCGGAAGCGACGCGCACTTATTCGCCGGATTGATCAGGCCTCGAAGGTGACGCGGCCGCCGCACATGGTTAGGACCGGCATCACTTCCGCCAATTCTTCTGGATCGCAGTTTTCGATGTTGCGGTCCAGAATGACCAGATCGGCAACGTAGCCCGACTTCAGCATGCCTTTCCAGTTTTCCGCAAACTCCGCATAGGCCCCGGTCAAGGTGTAGGATTGCAGTGCTTCCGCTACCGTCTGGCGGTTGTCCGGCAGGCCAACGGCCCATGGCTTGCGGGTGACGGCGGAATGAATGGACTCCCATGGATTAACCGACGACACCGGCCAATCCGACGAGAAGGCCAGCGGGATCCCTAGATCACGAATGCGCCGCCAGGCATAGGCGCGGGGCCAATGCTGCTGACCAATGGCGCTGATTGTGGGTTCCAGTGGCAAGCCGCATTGGCCTGGCGGATGCGGCGGCTGCATGGAGGCGATGACACTAAGCGCCTTCAGGCGCGCAAAGTCAGCATCGCGCACCAGTTCCAGATGTTCGATGCGGTGGCGGCTGTCGCATTTTCCATTGGCGGCGCGCACCGCTTCATAAGCATCGAGCACGGCTTTCGTAGAGCCGTCACCGATCGAATGAACGGCGATTTGCAGGCCGCGTTTGTCGGCTTCTATGCAAAGTGTTTTGAAGTTTTCCAGATCGAAGCGTGGCTCGCCGCGCCAGCCGGGCTGGTCGGCATAGTCCTGCGCCATCAAGGCTGTGTGGCTGTCGATCACGCCATCCAGGAAGAATTTTACCGTGCCGGAAGTGAGCCACCGCGAATGATATTCGCTGCGCATCGCCACGGCCTTCTTCATTCTTTCTGCACCACCGCCTGAAACGCAATGCAACGGAATGCGGGCGCGGCAGAGCAGATCCCCCTCTTTCTCGATTTCAGCCAGCAATTGCAGCTGGTAGAAATTTCCATCCATGTTCTGGAAGCTGGTGATGCCGTGGCGGGCGAGGTGTTTCAGGCCATTGCGCAGCAGCGCTTTGTCATACTCCCGTTCCTGGCTGCTCACACCACCTTGAGGTTCATCATCTGCGGAAACCCCCAAGCGATCACGCCCGCCCGATGCATCCAGCGCGATCACAGGATTGAAGGCTCCGGATTCGCGCAACTCACCCGTTGCGAGCCCATCTGGTCCTATCACGACTTCATTGCCGGGCGCGAGTTGCCTGCCATGCAGCAGATCGGCTTTCTTCAGGGCGATGGTGTTGGCCCAGACCGTGTGAAAATCTGGCGACATGAGCGCGAGCGGCTGATCCGGCAAGATACCGTCGAGAATGTGGCGGTCGAGGCTGCGGCCTTCCCCCAGCACCGTGTAATCGGTGGAATTGACAATCAGCAGTGGCTCTGTGCGGTGCTGCGCCGCATGCGCCTGGATGACGGTGGTAATGGCTTCAAGGCCGTTCTTGTTGAATAGGGAAAGGCGGTTCAAAACGGCAGAGCCGCCGAAGACGTGGATGTGGCTTTCATTGATGCCGGGCACCACGCTGTGGCCTTGCGCGTCGATCTGCCGCGTGCTCGGTCCGGCCAAGTGGTGCAATGAATCTTTACTGCCGACGGCCAAGATCTGGCCATTGGCCATCGCAATCGCATTGGCGTGAGGTTGTGCCGCATCCATGGTGAGGATGGCAGCGTTGAAAATAATGATATCGGCCAATTGTGTCATGCTGCGAACTTAGCTGGACTTCACGAATGCCAGCAAGTGCCCTTGCTGGCTGCAATGGGCTTTGCCATAGTTTACGGCATTGACCGGAGCCCTCTCATGAAAATTGTTTATACCGATGATCACCGCGCACACTTTCCCCAGGGCGAAGTTTATGGTGGTGAGCTTGTCACGCCGTTCGAGCGGCCTTCGCGCGTTGAATATATTCTGCGCGAACTCAAGTCGCGCAAGATGAATGATTTCGTGGCGCCCGGCGCGCTCAAGATGCAGACCGTGAAGAAAGTGCATGACAAGGACTTCGTCGCCTTTCTGGAAAGTGCGTGGAGCGAGTGGACCAAGGCGGGCTATCGCGGCGAAATCCTGCCCACGATGTTCCCGGTCCCCGGCCTGCGCAAGAAGCCGATGCGCGCCATTGATGGCAAGGTGGGCTATTACACGTTCGGCACCGAGACGATGATCACCGCCGGCACATGGAAGGCCGCCACCGCTTCCGCCGCCACGGCGCTGAAAGGCCAGGCGCTGGTTTCACGCGGCGAGCGCGCGGCTTTCGCGCTGTGCCGCCCGCCGGGGCATCATGCGCATCATGATCTTTATGGCGGATATTGTTTCCTCAACAATGTGGCTATTGCCGCGCAGGGCTTCCGCGATGCGGGTGCGAAACGTGTGGCCATTCTTGATGTGGATTTTCACCACGGCAATGGCACGCAGGATATTTTCTATGACCGCGAGGATGTGCTGTTCTGCTCCCTGCATGGCCAGCCGGAAGACACGTTCCCCTATTTCCTCGGCTTCAAGGATGAGACGGGCCGCGGCAAGGGCGAAGGCTTCAATGTGAATTACCCGATGCCGCCCGGCACCAAATATGATGTGTGGGGTGCGGCACTGGAAGCGGCCTGCCGCAAGATCAAAGCCTACAAGCCGGATGTGCTGCTGGTTTCGCTGGGTGTTGATACGTTCAAGAATGATCCGATCTCGTCCTTCAAACTTGAAAGTGCAGACTTCACAACTTACGGTGCACGCATTGCGAAGTTGAAACTGCCCACGCTGTTCGTGATGGAAGGCGGCTATGCGATTGACGCCATCGGCATCAATACGGTGAATGTGCTCGACGGATTCGAGAACGGCTGATGAGGCAGGTCAAGCTTGCCATTACGCAGATGGCCTCGGAAAATGACTGGGCCAAGAACTGCGACAAGGCCGAAAAGCTGGTGCGCGCGGCGGTGGCCGAGGGCGCGCAAATGGTTTTGCTGCAGGAGCTTTTCGATGCCGATTATTTCTGCATCGAGCAGCACGCCAAGTTTTTGCAGCAAGCCATCGAGCTCGACCGCCACCCGACGGTAAAGCGTTTTGCGGCTCTGGCGAAAGAGTTGGGTGTGGTTTTGCCGGTCAGCGTTTTTGAGCGTGCGGGCCAGGCGCATTACAACACCACGGTGATTGTGGATGCCGATGGCACGGAACTGGGCTTCTACCGCAAAACGCATATTCCCGATGGGCGCGGCTATCAGGAGAAATTCTATTTCTCGCCGGGCGATACCGGGTTCAAGGTTTGGGAAACGGCTGTCGGTACAATTGGCCTGGGCATTTGCTGGGACCAGTGGTTTCCCGAATGCGCTCGCGCCATGGCTTTGATGGGGGCGGAGTTTTTGCTCTATCCCACTGCCATCGGATCCGAGCCGCCCAATCCGACTTACGATTCCAGCAACCATTGGCAAAATGTGATGCGCGGCCATGCGGGGGCAAACATCATGCCGGTCCTGGCATCTAACCGGGCGGGCGAGGAGACCGCCCCCGATGGGCGCAGCGATATTTTCTATGGCCGATCTTTCATCGCCGACTATCAGGGCGAAAAGGTTCAGGAAATGGACCGCACAGAAGAAGGCTTCCGCATTCACAGTTTTGACCTGGACGAGATTGGCGCCTTGCGCCGCAGCTGGGGCGTGTTCCGCGACCGGCGGCCTGCGCTTTATGGGGCACTGCTCACCTTGGATGGGAAAACGCCGCAGGCGTGATCCACATTTGCGCTTGTGGTTTCGCAATTTCGCGTTCTAGGATGACAATCAGGGTATCAGGGGTGTTACGGGTTTGGCTGAGAGCAAAGCTGCTATTGCGGCGAAAAACGTGCGTAAGGTGTTCAAAGGTGCCGGGCAGGACGCCGTGGCCGCGCTGGACAACGTGTCAGTCACCATCAATCAGAACGAGTTCTTTACACTGCTTGGCCCTTCGGGTTGCGGCAAGACCACACTCCTTCGGCTGATCGCCGGATTTGAATTTCCCACCGATGGGCAGATATTGCTGTACGGCGAAGACATTGCCTTGCTGCCGGCCCACAAGCGGCCGGTGAACACCGTGTTCCAAAGCTATGCGCTGTTCCCGCATATGACGGTGGCGCAGAATATCGGCTTCGGCCTTGAAATGCTGGGCAAGCCGAAGGCTGAGATCGAAGCACGCGTGGCCGAGATGCTGAAGCTGGTGCGTATGGAAGAACTGCGCGACCGCCGCACCTCGCAGATTTCCGGCGGCCAACAACAGCGCGTGGCACTGGCACGTGCGCTTGCTCCGAAACCGAAGGTCTTGTTGCTAGATGAGCCGCTGTCTGCGCTCGACTATAAGCTCCGCAAGGAAATGCAGATCGAACTCAAGCGCCTGCAACTTGAAACCGGCATCACCTTCATCTTCGTCACCCATGACCAGGAAGAAGCGCTGACGATGAGTGACCGCATCGCGGTGATGAGCAAGGGCAAGATTTTACAGGTCGGCTCGCCACACGACATCTATGACCGGCCGGCCGATCACTTCGTGGCCAATTTCATCGGCGAGACGAATTTCCTGAATGGTCAGGTCAAATCCACGGCCAAGAAGATCGCTCAGGTGAAGCTTGATGCGGGGCCTGTCATTGCGGCTGAGGCGCCGGAGGGCAAGGCGCTCACTGGCAAGGTGACGGTTGTGCTGCGGCCTGAACATGCCACGCTGGTGGACGTGGCCAAGAGCAACCTCAAAGGCGTGGTCGAGAATGTGGTGTTCTTCGGCACCGACACACATTTCCATGTGAAGCTGTCGGATGGTTCAGTGTTCATGGCGCGCCAGCAGAATTCAGGAACACCGGTGAATGCGCGCAAGCCGGGCGACAAGGTGGGCATTGAATTCTCCACCAAGACCTTGCGGATCCTGAACGACTGATCATGGCAGGAGAAAGCACCACAGCCGCTGAAATTGCCCTCGCTTCGCAGAAGCGTTCGGCACGGCGGCATCAATTGCTGTCTCTGCCTTCGGTGCTCATCATCACTCTGTTCGGTATTCTGCCGCTGCTGGTGATCTTGGTCTATTCCTTCCTGAAGGCTGCGCCTTACGGTGGCGTGGAATGGAAATTCACCACCGATGCCTATGTGAATTTCCTGTTCCAGCGCGACATCTTCGACGATACGCTGCAATTCGCGCCGGATTATCTTTATATCTATCTGCGCTCCATTCTGTTTGCGCTGCTCACCACGGTGATCTGCCTGCTGATCGGATTCCCCACGGCCTATTTCATGGCCACGCGCCCGCCGGAACAACGCAGCTGGTGGGTGCTGCTGATCACCATTCCGTTCTGGTCAAACCTGCTGGTGCGCACGCTGGCCATCATGTTCATCATCCGCGATGAAGGCGTGATCAATACGCTTCTCATGCATTGGCATGTGATCGATAAGCCCATCACCATGCTCTACACCAATTTCGCCATCGTGCTGGGGCTGCTCTATTCCTATCTGCCTTTCATGGTGCTGCCGCTTTATTCCAGCCTGGAGAAGCTGGATTTCCGGCTAGTGGAAGCGGGCTTTGATCTTTACGCCACCAAGCGCCAGGTGCTTTGGCGCATCATCATTCCTATGGCCAAGCCCGGCATCATTGCGGGCTGCTTGCTCGTGCTGATCCCCGCGATTGGCGCTTATGTCACCCCGCTTATTCTGGGTGGTGGTTTGCATCTGATGATTGGTGATCTCATTGCGCAGCAATTTGGTTCGGGCCGCAACTGGCCTCTGGGTGCGGCTCAGGCGCTGATCCTGATGGCGGCTGTGATGTGCGCGCTGTTCGCCTATGTGCGCAATTCGGCGACGGGCAAGATGCATCATGACTAAGATGGACGGGGCAGTCGATATCAAGACGCAACCCGGCTTCAAGGGCGTTGCGATCTTCTGCCTGGCGATGCTCTACACGCCCATACTGGTGCTGATGGTGTTTGCCTTCAATTCCGGCAATCTTATGATGAGCTGGGAAGGTGTGAGCCTGAAATGGTTTGGCGTTGCGCTGGCTAACGAAGATTTCCATTCCGCTGCGCGCAACACATTCCTCATTTCGATTATTGCCACAATCGTTTCCACATCCGTTGCCACGCTGGCCGCCATCGGCATGACGCGGGTGAAGGCCTGGCCCGGCATGAGTGCCGCCTTCATGATCATCAATCTGCCCTTGATGGTGCCTGAAATCATTACGGCGGTGGCGACGCTGTCATTCTTCGCTTTGCTGGCCCGCGGCTTCGGCTGGAATTTCGGCATCGGAAACATTGTGCTGGCTCATTGTGTGTTCTGCATTCCCTTCGCCTTCATGCCCATCCGGGCGCGGCTTGAGGATATGGACCTGACCTTGGAAAATGCTGCAGCTGATCTTTATGCCACGCCGTGGCAGGCCTTCAGGCGCGTCACGCTGCCCCTGCTGGTGCCTGGCATTGCGTCAGGTGCGGCCCTTGCCTTCATCGTGTCCTTCGATGATTTCACCATCACGCAAATGGTGGCAGGCCCAGGGCAGACAACATTGCCGCTTTACATCTGGAACCAGACACGCAGGCCGATGACACCGGAGATCAATGCCATCGCCGCCATCCTGCTGCTGTTCTCGATGGCCTTTATCGTCATTTCCTTCTTTATCGCGCGCAGGCGCAAATGAGTTCTGAAATCCAACCAGGGAGAATGTCTATGTTGAAATCCATCTTGAAACTTGCAGCCGCCGGGGCTGTTCTGGCGGTTGCCGCGGGCAACGCCATGGCGGCCGGAGAGCTGCACATCTACAATTGGGGTGATTACACCAACCCCAAGCTGATCGAAAAATTCGAGAAGCAGTTCGACGTGAAAATCACATTGGATTCTTACGATTCGAATGAAACCATGCTGTCGAAGGTGCGCGCCGGAAACTCCGGCTATGACATCGTTGTGCCATCCGATTACACCGTGAAGATCATGGCGGATGACGGCCTGCTCGAAAAGACCGAGCCGAACACCATGCCGAACTTCAAGAACATGCGCCCGGAATTCGTTGACGTGTATTGGGATTCCGGCCGTCATTATTCGGTGCCGTGGCAATATGGCATGACCAACTTTGTGGTCAACACCGACAAGTACAAGGGCGACATCGACACGCTGGGTATCCTGTTCAATCCGCCGGATGAACTGAAGGGCCAGATCAACGTGCTCGATGACATGAACTCGCTCACCCATGCGGCCGAGCGCTATGTGGGCGTGCCACGTTGCGGCGCCGACAAGGAAAACCTGAAGAAGGTAAGCGATGCGCTGAATGCCGCCAAGGCCAATTGGAAGACCTTCAGCTATGACACGATCACCAAGGTGACATCCGGCGACGTTTCTGTCTCGCAGACCTGGAATGGTGCCGCCTACCGCATGCGCCAGAAAATGCCGAGCGTGAAGTTCGCTTTCCCGAAGGAAGGCATTGAAGGCTGGATGGACAATGTGTCGGTGCTGAAAGGTGCTGCTAACATGGACAATGCCAAGGCCTTCCAGAACTTTGTGATGGACCCGGAAAATGCCGCGCTGATTTCGGAATTCGCCGGCTACGACAATGGCATCACCGATGGCCTCAAGGCGCTGCCGAAGGAATTCGCTGATGCGCCTGAGTTGCATTTACCGGCCGGTGCACCAACACCGGAATTCGTTCCGCCGTGCGATCCGGCCGTGATCGAAATCTACAACAAGATCTGGACCAAGCTGAAGGGCTGAGTTCAAACGCCATGGCGGGGCCCCGGCTGAAACGCCGGGGCTTTTCATTCACAGGATACGCATCATGAGCAATGGCCCCACACGCAGCAATGCCCTGCCCCCGATGGATTGGGACCGCGCACCCTGGAACCGATGGTCGTTCCTCAACATGCGCGAAGTGCTTCCCACAGTGGAAGTCTGGCGCGGCACCGGGCCTGTGCGCCAATTTGAGAGAGTTGAGAAGCCGCTGGGCACGCTGCCGGTGAAATCACTGGCGGGCAAGGAAGCCAGCCTCACTGATTTTCTGAACGAGACTTTTACCGATGGCTTGCTGGTGCTTCATCGCGGCAAGATCGTGTTTGAAGCCTATATGAACGACATGCAGCCGCGCACGCTGCATCTGTCGCAATCGGTAGCCAAGTCGGTCACGGGCATGACGGCTGGTATTCTTGTCGGGCGCGGCCTGCTCGATCCCGGCAAGCTGGTGAGCGATTATATTCCAGAACTTGCAGGCACGGGCTGGAAGGGTGCCACTTTACAGCAGGTGCTGGATATGAGCACCGGCGTGAAGTTTGACGAGACCTATACAGACCCCAATTCCGATATGGGCCAGCTTGATGTTTCCACCGGGTGGAAGCCCATTCCGCCCGATGCTGACAAGAATGCCAAGTGGCCGACGCATGTGTGGGAGCAAATTCTGGGCCTCAAGGGCACCACGCGGCCGCATGGTGCTGCGTTTGAGTATCGCTCCATTGAAACTGATCTTCTGGCCTTCTGTATGGAGGCGGTGACCGGCAAGCGTCTGGCGCAGATCGTGTCGGAAGAGCTGTGGCAGAAACTCGGTGTGGAAGAGAGTGCGTGCTTCACGGTGGACAGTGCAGGCTATGCGCTGGCCGATGGCGGTTTCAATGCCACGCTGCGCGACTATGGCCGCTTCGGGCAGATGGTACTGTCAGGCGGGCAAGGCATTGTGCCTGCATCCTGGATTGAAGCGACGCGCAATGCACCGCATGAGCTCTTTGGTGAGCCCTATACGATCGCGCTGCCGCAGGGTGGGTATCACAACCAATTCTGGGTGGAAGACCCTGTCTCGCGCAATCTGATGTGCCGTGGTGTTTTCGGGCAGCTGATCTATGTGGATTTCGCGCATGACATGGTGGCGGTGAAACTTTCCACCTGGCCTGACTTTTTGAATGTGAAAATGACGATGGCCACACTTGCTGCGCTGAAGACGGTGGCGCAAGCCCTCTAGTATCGTTCCAGCAGTTTTGCCAAGCCGCTCATGGCGCGGCGCGTGGCATTGGCATCTGCGGCGGCGAAACCCATCAGCAAGCCGCTCTGTTTGCCAGTGCCGCGGAACTGCATCGACAAGGGCGAGACATTGATGCCTTGCTTGCCAGCCTCCGCCGCGATCTTGCGATCATCGAGGCGCT
This genomic interval from Aestuariivirga litoralis contains the following:
- a CDS encoding ABC transporter permease, yielding MTKMDGAVDIKTQPGFKGVAIFCLAMLYTPILVLMVFAFNSGNLMMSWEGVSLKWFGVALANEDFHSAARNTFLISIIATIVSTSVATLAAIGMTRVKAWPGMSAAFMIINLPLMVPEIITAVATLSFFALLARGFGWNFGIGNIVLAHCVFCIPFAFMPIRARLEDMDLTLENAAADLYATPWQAFRRVTLPLLVPGIASGAALAFIVSFDDFTITQMVAGPGQTTLPLYIWNQTRRPMTPEINAIAAILLLFSMAFIVISFFIARRRK
- a CDS encoding serine hydrolase domain-containing protein; protein product: MSNGPTRSNALPPMDWDRAPWNRWSFLNMREVLPTVEVWRGTGPVRQFERVEKPLGTLPVKSLAGKEASLTDFLNETFTDGLLVLHRGKIVFEAYMNDMQPRTLHLSQSVAKSVTGMTAGILVGRGLLDPGKLVSDYIPELAGTGWKGATLQQVLDMSTGVKFDETYTDPNSDMGQLDVSTGWKPIPPDADKNAKWPTHVWEQILGLKGTTRPHGAAFEYRSIETDLLAFCMEAVTGKRLAQIVSEELWQKLGVEESACFTVDSAGYALADGGFNATLRDYGRFGQMVLSGGQGIVPASWIEATRNAPHELFGEPYTIALPQGGYHNQFWVEDPVSRNLMCRGVFGQLIYVDFAHDMVAVKLSTWPDFLNVKMTMATLAALKTVAQAL
- a CDS encoding extracellular solute-binding protein encodes the protein MLKSILKLAAAGAVLAVAAGNAMAAGELHIYNWGDYTNPKLIEKFEKQFDVKITLDSYDSNETMLSKVRAGNSGYDIVVPSDYTVKIMADDGLLEKTEPNTMPNFKNMRPEFVDVYWDSGRHYSVPWQYGMTNFVVNTDKYKGDIDTLGILFNPPDELKGQINVLDDMNSLTHAAERYVGVPRCGADKENLKKVSDALNAAKANWKTFSYDTITKVTSGDVSVSQTWNGAAYRMRQKMPSVKFAFPKEGIEGWMDNVSVLKGAANMDNAKAFQNFVMDPENAALISEFAGYDNGITDGLKALPKEFADAPELHLPAGAPTPEFVPPCDPAVIEIYNKIWTKLKG
- a CDS encoding aldo/keto reductase, whose protein sequence is MTSVQSSRVAIGKTGVSVSRLCFGLAPIGDMPGTYGHGVTVEQAHATVNAIFDSEINFLDTARNYGLGKSEERIGEVIRVRGGIPKGFVISTKLDRDMDTLKFDGAQARRSLEQSLKALGVDHFGMLHLHDPEYASSPQDVEQALAELVKMKEEGLTKSIGLAAGVVDVMMPLLRNWDFDCLITHNRFTLVNRNAAPMMDLAQERGVAVLNAAPYASGVLAKGTANLKRYVYQEATAEVLAPVKRVEDVCAKHGIPPGAAALQFSMRDPRVASTIIGISKPERIAQTIEWSNYQIPEAAWDELLALPFESGDPEATRTYSPD
- a CDS encoding amidohydrolase, which translates into the protein MTQLADIIIFNAAILTMDAAQPHANAIAMANGQILAVGSKDSLHHLAGPSTRQIDAQGHSVVPGINESHIHVFGGSAVLNRLSLFNKNGLEAITTVIQAHAAQHRTEPLLIVNSTDYTVLGEGRSLDRHILDGILPDQPLALMSPDFHTVWANTIALKKADLLHGRQLAPGNEVVIGPDGLATGELRESGAFNPVIALDASGGRDRLGVSADDEPQGGVSSQEREYDKALLRNGLKHLARHGITSFQNMDGNFYQLQLLAEIEKEGDLLCRARIPLHCVSGGGAERMKKAVAMRSEYHSRWLTSGTVKFFLDGVIDSHTALMAQDYADQPGWRGEPRFDLENFKTLCIEADKRGLQIAVHSIGDGSTKAVLDAYEAVRAANGKCDSRHRIEHLELVRDADFARLKALSVIASMQPPHPPGQCGLPLEPTISAIGQQHWPRAYAWRRIRDLGIPLAFSSDWPVSSVNPWESIHSAVTRKPWAVGLPDNRQTVAEALQSYTLTGAYAEFAENWKGMLKSGYVADLVILDRNIENCDPEELAEVMPVLTMCGGRVTFEA
- a CDS encoding histone deacetylase family protein is translated as MKIVYTDDHRAHFPQGEVYGGELVTPFERPSRVEYILRELKSRKMNDFVAPGALKMQTVKKVHDKDFVAFLESAWSEWTKAGYRGEILPTMFPVPGLRKKPMRAIDGKVGYYTFGTETMITAGTWKAATASAATALKGQALVSRGERAAFALCRPPGHHAHHDLYGGYCFLNNVAIAAQGFRDAGAKRVAILDVDFHHGNGTQDIFYDREDVLFCSLHGQPEDTFPYFLGFKDETGRGKGEGFNVNYPMPPGTKYDVWGAALEAACRKIKAYKPDVLLVSLGVDTFKNDPISSFKLESADFTTYGARIAKLKLPTLFVMEGGYAIDAIGINTVNVLDGFENG
- a CDS encoding ABC transporter ATP-binding protein; translation: MRKVFKGAGQDAVAALDNVSVTINQNEFFTLLGPSGCGKTTLLRLIAGFEFPTDGQILLYGEDIALLPAHKRPVNTVFQSYALFPHMTVAQNIGFGLEMLGKPKAEIEARVAEMLKLVRMEELRDRRTSQISGGQQQRVALARALAPKPKVLLLDEPLSALDYKLRKEMQIELKRLQLETGITFIFVTHDQEEALTMSDRIAVMSKGKILQVGSPHDIYDRPADHFVANFIGETNFLNGQVKSTAKKIAQVKLDAGPVIAAEAPEGKALTGKVTVVLRPEHATLVDVAKSNLKGVVENVVFFGTDTHFHVKLSDGSVFMARQQNSGTPVNARKPGDKVGIEFSTKTLRILND
- the aguB gene encoding N-carbamoylputrescine amidase, yielding MRQVKLAITQMASENDWAKNCDKAEKLVRAAVAEGAQMVLLQELFDADYFCIEQHAKFLQQAIELDRHPTVKRFAALAKELGVVLPVSVFERAGQAHYNTTVIVDADGTELGFYRKTHIPDGRGYQEKFYFSPGDTGFKVWETAVGTIGLGICWDQWFPECARAMALMGAEFLLYPTAIGSEPPNPTYDSSNHWQNVMRGHAGANIMPVLASNRAGEETAPDGRSDIFYGRSFIADYQGEKVQEMDRTEEGFRIHSFDLDEIGALRRSWGVFRDRRPALYGALLTLDGKTPQA
- a CDS encoding ABC transporter permease, encoding MAGESTTAAEIALASQKRSARRHQLLSLPSVLIITLFGILPLLVILVYSFLKAAPYGGVEWKFTTDAYVNFLFQRDIFDDTLQFAPDYLYIYLRSILFALLTTVICLLIGFPTAYFMATRPPEQRSWWVLLITIPFWSNLLVRTLAIMFIIRDEGVINTLLMHWHVIDKPITMLYTNFAIVLGLLYSYLPFMVLPLYSSLEKLDFRLVEAGFDLYATKRQVLWRIIIPMAKPGIIAGCLLVLIPAIGAYVTPLILGGGLHLMIGDLIAQQFGSGRNWPLGAAQALILMAAVMCALFAYVRNSATGKMHHD